From a single Lentisphaera profundi genomic region:
- a CDS encoding RNA polymerase sigma factor: MNMVHAEEIEVLMTQLERGLVAYGFSLCSDLEQARDAAQCAFIKYVQFCSQADKKVENPKAWLFRVVYNSIMDDLRKNKLKQKYADEVIASQSLHDPHSPSRELEMKTMKENLKEEVKKLNELEQRVFQLRVYREYSYQVIAEEMDIKVSHVGVILHRSLRKLSGQLKSEMSEVLR, translated from the coding sequence ATGAATATGGTACATGCTGAAGAAATAGAAGTCTTGATGACTCAGCTAGAGCGAGGACTCGTGGCATATGGCTTTTCTCTGTGCAGCGATTTAGAGCAAGCACGTGATGCGGCCCAGTGCGCCTTTATAAAATATGTGCAGTTTTGTTCTCAGGCAGATAAGAAAGTCGAAAATCCAAAAGCTTGGCTTTTTCGAGTCGTGTATAACTCGATTATGGATGATTTACGCAAAAACAAACTCAAACAAAAATATGCAGATGAAGTCATAGCAAGTCAATCATTACACGATCCGCACAGCCCCTCAAGAGAGTTGGAAATGAAGACCATGAAAGAAAATCTAAAAGAAGAAGTGAAGAAATTAAACGAACTAGAACAGCGAGTTTTTCAGTTGCGCGTTTACCGCGAATATAGCTATCAAGTCATTGCGGAAGAAATGGATATAAAAGTGAGTCATGTCGGGGTGATCTTACATAGGAGCTTAAGAAAACTTTCGGGACAACTAAAATCAGAAATGAGCGAGGTGCTCAGATGA
- a CDS encoding YfbK domain-containing protein translates to MKKDKLNCEEISALLPALCFCELENAEQDETHDHLADCDQCMEEYLSLALALEKSKQSFDEADLSLNKNQRSEIRKVAWAAELKIENNDFAQNAKEEVAVKAKKIHKQAKSEEEILEKKRSFSWGALVALFATAFVMASLLLPSLGTARKDVVTQVSMRQVKVAPKMEESVEEPAYESNYQSLHADRFEAKKSKKKNQFHSPSPPPAPALMTEGDMILEEQIFSSEVEDLLVEIEAVSDEPPAAEMISNIKPSTSPLRSSKVFSARSSKAKEFALGEEDNDIFSDEIPVISSRDKGSKDDRAKREASVGRDVGTSEARFNRPSTLASNEKKNQDQSIMLNKLELQDASLDEPLMELKEISKDLDDGNIRRSSAHALERQRALQKQSSALPNVSLPAPIFFEGMIDSKETNLSTFAIDVDTASYTAARAEIYAGKKVPPKQIRLEEFINHFDYHYTLPKTDAFSIESELLEHKVYQGINILRVGVQGQRIGADAKKSGSYTFVIDNSGSMAAEDRLPLIQKTLPKMFKAMNANDEVTILTCEDGVVNLANQVKAHEHDKLEAIIKSVEAGAVANLSQGITQAYKLAAKNFRSGAVNRVILLSDGIASMGQEEAQEILKTVDVYRRQGIGNTVIGVGAKDFNDDFLETLANKGDGAYYFADSKAEMQRILVDNFDASFKTIARDVKIQLEFNPSMVRSYRLLGYEKRRLANKDFRNDKVDAGEVGAGQSVTALYELVLEENSEPINKLGTINLRYKQLENELVTEIKQDVKIGARKSFAQSHVSTRLAWCAASFARLLKNNGKGEITFDQLGAEVEKLRQARPYDKKIQELKDLIIRSQSLY, encoded by the coding sequence ATGAAAAAAGATAAATTAAATTGTGAAGAAATCTCTGCTTTATTACCAGCTTTGTGCTTTTGTGAACTCGAAAATGCAGAGCAAGATGAAACCCATGATCACTTGGCGGATTGCGATCAATGCATGGAAGAATACTTATCCCTAGCTTTAGCCTTGGAGAAATCCAAGCAAAGTTTTGATGAAGCAGACTTGAGCTTAAATAAAAATCAACGAAGTGAAATTCGCAAAGTAGCCTGGGCCGCAGAACTCAAAATTGAAAATAATGACTTTGCGCAAAACGCAAAAGAAGAAGTTGCCGTAAAAGCTAAAAAAATACATAAACAAGCTAAATCAGAGGAAGAGATTTTAGAAAAGAAAAGAAGCTTTTCTTGGGGCGCTCTCGTAGCACTTTTTGCAACAGCCTTTGTCATGGCCTCGCTACTACTACCTAGTTTAGGCACAGCGCGCAAAGATGTAGTGACACAAGTGAGTATGAGGCAAGTGAAGGTGGCTCCAAAAATGGAAGAATCGGTGGAAGAACCAGCTTATGAAAGCAATTATCAAAGTCTTCATGCGGATAGGTTTGAAGCTAAAAAAAGTAAGAAAAAAAATCAGTTTCATTCGCCATCACCACCGCCAGCACCGGCTTTGATGACTGAGGGTGATATGATTTTAGAAGAACAGATATTTAGTAGTGAAGTAGAGGATCTTTTAGTAGAAATAGAGGCAGTTTCAGATGAACCACCAGCCGCGGAAATGATTTCAAATATTAAGCCATCGACCTCCCCATTACGTTCTTCAAAAGTGTTTTCTGCGAGAAGTAGTAAAGCAAAAGAATTTGCTTTAGGCGAAGAAGATAATGATATTTTCAGTGATGAAATACCTGTGATTAGTTCTCGGGATAAGGGGAGCAAGGATGATCGAGCTAAGCGTGAGGCAAGTGTCGGAAGAGATGTCGGGACAAGTGAAGCGCGTTTCAATCGGCCTTCGACTTTGGCTTCGAATGAAAAAAAGAATCAAGATCAAAGTATTATGCTCAATAAACTCGAGCTTCAGGACGCGAGTTTGGATGAGCCCTTAATGGAGCTTAAAGAAATCTCAAAAGATTTGGATGATGGAAATATAAGGCGTTCATCAGCGCACGCACTTGAGCGCCAAAGAGCTTTGCAGAAGCAAAGTTCCGCCTTGCCTAATGTATCTTTGCCAGCACCGATCTTTTTTGAAGGTATGATCGATAGTAAAGAGACGAACTTGAGTACCTTTGCCATTGATGTGGATACGGCGAGTTATACCGCGGCACGAGCGGAGATCTATGCAGGAAAAAAAGTGCCGCCCAAGCAGATTCGCTTAGAAGAATTTATCAATCACTTTGATTATCATTATACCTTGCCAAAAACGGATGCGTTTAGTATTGAGAGTGAACTTTTGGAACACAAAGTGTATCAAGGGATTAATATTCTACGTGTCGGAGTTCAGGGCCAGCGCATTGGTGCTGACGCTAAGAAATCAGGTTCTTATACTTTTGTGATAGATAATAGTGGCTCAATGGCTGCGGAAGATCGTTTGCCACTCATTCAAAAAACCCTGCCGAAAATGTTTAAGGCCATGAATGCGAATGATGAAGTGACGATTTTGACTTGTGAGGATGGCGTTGTGAATCTAGCGAATCAAGTGAAAGCGCATGAGCATGATAAATTAGAAGCTATTATCAAAAGTGTTGAGGCAGGTGCAGTTGCCAACTTGAGCCAAGGGATCACACAAGCCTATAAATTAGCGGCGAAAAACTTTCGCTCTGGCGCGGTCAATAGAGTGATTTTACTTTCTGATGGCATTGCTAGTATGGGGCAAGAAGAAGCCCAAGAAATATTAAAAACTGTGGATGTCTATCGTCGCCAGGGGATCGGCAATACGGTAATCGGCGTGGGTGCGAAAGACTTTAATGACGACTTTTTAGAAACGCTGGCGAATAAGGGTGATGGAGCTTATTACTTTGCCGATAGTAAAGCAGAAATGCAGCGAATTTTAGTCGATAATTTTGATGCCTCATTCAAAACAATTGCCCGAGATGTGAAAATCCAGCTTGAGTTCAATCCTAGCATGGTGCGTTCCTACCGTTTATTGGGATACGAAAAAAGACGATTGGCGAATAAAGATTTTCGCAATGATAAAGTCGATGCAGGTGAAGTGGGTGCAGGGCAAAGTGTTACCGCTTTATATGAGTTAGTGCTTGAGGAAAATTCTGAGCCAATCAATAAATTAGGGACAATCAATTTGCGCTATAAGCAATTGGAAAATGAATTAGTTACTGAGATTAAGCAAGACGTAAAAATTGGTGCGAGAAAAAGTTTTGCACAAAGCCATGTTTCGACACGCTTAGCTTGGTGTGCAGCGAGTTTTGCACGCTTATTAAAAAATAATGGCAAGGGTGAAATCACCTTTGATCAACTGGGTGCTGAAGTAGAGAAACTTCGTCAGGCACGTCCCTACGACAAAAAAATTCAGGAACTTAAAGATTTAATCATACGCAGTCAATCCTTGTATTAG